In the genome of Vicia villosa cultivar HV-30 ecotype Madison, WI linkage group LG7, Vvil1.0, whole genome shotgun sequence, one region contains:
- the LOC131617472 gene encoding 2-methylpropanoate--CoA ligase CCL4-like — MNHLTKNQPNSTPLTPLTFLDRAAIVYGNSTSIIYNNTSFTWSQTNRRCLQLASSLSSLGIGKGHVVSVLAPNTPAMYELHFAVPMSGAILNNLNFRLDHKSLSVLLIHSESKLIFVDILSLTLTLNALDLFPTNIQPPELVLITDDTLAPHQIPPRPKNRNIINNTYEGLITKGDPNFKWIRPDSDWDPITLNYTSGTTSSPKGVVHCHRATFIVSLDSLIDWSVPMQPVFLWTLPMFHSNGWSYPWGIAAVGGTNICARRIDAPTIYRLIESHGVTHMCAAPVVLNILSNFNKSKSLSKPVHVLTGGSSPPATILIRAEALGFDVSHGYGMTETCGVIVSCAWKREWDRFPTAEKARMKARQGVKRIGVTELDIVGPTGESVKRDGVTVGEIVVKGPCVMLGYLKDEEATWQCMRNNGWFYTGDVGVIHENGYLEIKDRTKDVIISGGENMSSVEVEEVLYMHPAVKEAAVVARPDEFWGETPCAFVSLKNELKGDEMPSEREVKEFCRERLPHFMVPKTVVFKEELPKTATGKVQKHVLRGVARGMGSLPLPTPLLLPSRI; from the coding sequence ATGAACCATCTAACCAAAAACCAACCAAACTCAACACCTCTTACCCCACTCACCTTCTTAGACAGAGCTGCCATTGTCTACGGCAACTCCACTTCCATCATCTACAACAACACTTCCTTCACATGGTCTCAAACCAACCGCCGATGCCTCCAACTCGCATCTTCACTCTCATCTCTCGGCATCGGAAAAGGCCACGTCGTCTCCGTTCTCGCCCCCAACACTCCCGCCATGTACGAGCTCCACTTCGCTGTCCCAATGTCCGGCGCCATTCTCAACAATCTCAACTTCCGACTTGACCACAAATCCCTCTCCGTGCTCCTCATCCACAGCGAATCAAAACTCATCTTTGTAGACATTCTCTCATTAACTCTAACTCTCAATGCTCTTGATTTATTTCCAACAAACATTCAGCCCCCTGAACTAGTCCTCATCACCGACGATACTCTCGCACCACACCAGATCCCTCCACGGCCAAAAAATAGAAACATTATCAATAACACTTATGAAGGTCTCATAACCAAAGGTGATCCAAATTTTAAATGGATCCGACCCGACTCCGACTGGGATCCAATTACTTTAAACTACACATCCGGAACGACGTCGTCTCCGAAAGGTGTAGTGCATTGCCACCGAGCAACATTCATCGTTTCACTGGACTCTCTCATAGATTGGTCAGTACCTATGCAACCGGTTTTCCTCTGGACGCTACCGATGTTTCACTCTAACGGATGGAGCTACCCGTGGGGGATCGCAGCCGTAGGAGGAACAAACATCTGCGCGCGTAGAATTGACGCTCCGACGATCTACCGTTTGATCGAATCTCACGGAGTAACACACATGTGCGCCGCACCGGTTGTGCTCAACATTCTTTCAAATTTCAACAAATCGAAATCGTTAAGTAAACCGGTTCACGTACTCACCGGAGGTTCATCCCCGCCGGCGACGATTCTCATTCGCGCTGAGGCTTTAGGTTTTGACGTTAGTCATGGATATGGAATGACTGAGACATGCGGCGTGATTGTATCGTGCGCTTGGAAGAGAGAATGGGATAGGTTTCCGACGGCGGAGAAGGCGAGGATGAAGGCGAGACAAGGAGTTAAGAGGATCGGAGTAACGGAGCTCGACATTGTGGGACCAACCGGAGAAAGCGTGAAGCGCGACGGCGTGACAGTTGGTGAGATAGTTGTGAAAGGCCCGTGTGTGATGCTTGGTTATTTAAAAGACGAGGAAGCCACGTGGCAGTGTATGAGAAATAACGGTTGGTTTTACACCGGGGATGTTGGGGTTATACATGAAAACGGTTATTTGGAGATTAAAGATCGAACCAAAGATGTGATAATAAGTGGCGGAGAGAATATGAGTAGTGTGGAGGTTGAGGAGGTTTTGTATATGCATCCGGCGGTGAAAGAGGCGGCGGTGGTGGCGAGACCGGATGAGTTTTGGGGAGAGACACCGTGTGCGTTTGTGAGTTTGAAGAATGAGTTGAAGGGAGATGAAATGCCGTCGGAGAGAGAGGTTAAGGAGTTTTGTAGGGAGAGGTTGCCGCATTTTATGGTGCCTAAAACGGTGGTGTTTAAGGAGGAGCTGCCAAAGACTGCGACGGGGAAAGTTCAGAAACATGTGCTTAGAGGGGTTGCTCGGGGTATGGGGTCATTGCCCTTACCAACACCACTGCTGCTTCCAAGTCGCATTTAA